From a single Maylandia zebra isolate NMK-2024a linkage group LG3, Mzebra_GT3a, whole genome shotgun sequence genomic region:
- the LOC143416594 gene encoding galactose-3-O-sulfotransferase 2-like isoform X1 yields MIFRRRARMLRSLVCGRLGPVWMWKALLFFVAIAFATQLLGIIFNKSSAQPAAHSIFSSPDAQGPSLGSCQPHTHIMFLKTHKTASSTVLNMLYRFGEERNLRFALPLGYQLGYPLPFNAHRVKGYRGPRATEFHIMGNHMRFNKPEVEKVMPADTFYFSIIRDPVALAESSFAYYKEVAPAFRKAKGLGDFVDDPNKYYDPRLRNNHYARNLLWFDFGMDNNANFSVELAQHGEAMIRQTFRLILVSEYFDQSMILLRHALCWPLDAVVSFSLNARQQKPSSNSVMSGSWVGKAAVAAGVGARAGRSQGKMLPNLSLTDHQREKLRQWNALDWYLYKAFNRTFWEDIDKFGRAQMEQEVALLRMRREILGRVCLKDGGKPVEAYRIRDKNIRPFQSGVVKILGYELQPGLDNATRTACLRMIRPEIQYKDLLDSKQFPRAVQPQLGQQGQGLLAAGGAFVRHDSSRTGEKMMMREAEMERERDWDGSRIMKSNQTLKGVREKERLR; encoded by the exons ATGATTTTCAGACGGAGAGCCAG GATGTTGCGATCGCTGGTTTGTGGTCGGCTGGGTCCAGTTTGGATGTGGAAAGCGCTGCTATTCTTTGTGGCCATTGCTTTTGCCACCCAGCTGCTGGGAATCATCTTCAACAAGAG CAGTGCCCAACCAGCTGCTCACTCCATCTTTTCATCCCCTGATGCCCAGGGGCCGTCTCTGGGCTCCTGTCAGCCCCACACTCACATCATGTTCCTCAAGACACACAagacagcaagcagcacagtgCTCAACATGCTGTACCGCTTTGGAGAGGAACGCAACCTTCGCTTTGCCCTTCCACTGGGCTACCAGCTGGGGTACCCACTACCCTTCAATGCTCACAGAGTCAAAGGTTATCGAGGTCCCCGAGCCACGGAGTTTCACATCATGGGCAATCACATGAGGTTTAATAAGCCAGAG GTGGAGAAAGTGATGCCTGCAGACACATTCTACTTTTCTATCATCAGGGATCCTGTCGCGCTGGCGGAGTCCTCTTTTGCTTATTACAAAGAAGTAGCTCCTGCCTTTCGGAAGGCAAAAGGGCTGGGCGACTTTGTCGACGACCCAAATAAATACTATGACCCTCGTCTTCGCAACAACCACTATGCCCGCAACCTGCTGTGGTTTGATTTTGGCATGGACAATAATGCTAATTTCTCAGTGGAATTAGCTCAGCATGGTGAGGCCATGATCCGCCAGACATTCAGACTGATTCTTGTGTCCGAGTACTTTGACCAGTCTATGATCCTGCTGAGACATGCCCTCTGCTGGCCACTGGATGCTGTAGTCTCATTTAGCCTTAACGCTCGGCAGCAAAAGCCCAGCAGCAACAGCGTAATGAGCGGAAGCTGGGTCGGCAAAGCTGCCGTAGCGGCTGGCGTCGGTGCTAGAGCTGGACGCTCACAAGGCAAGATGTTGCCCAATCTGTCGCTAACGGATCATCAGCGGGAGAAGCTACGCCAGTGGAACGCCTTAGATTGGTACCTATACAAAGCCTTCAACCGCACGTTCTGGGAGGATATCGACAAGTTTGGTCGTGCCCAGATGGAGCAAGAAGTAGCTCTTCTCAGGATGCGGCGGGAAATCCTGGGCCGGGTTTGTCTGAAGGATGGTGGAAAGCCCGTAGAAGCATACCGGATACGAGACAAAAATATCCGACCCTTTCAGAGCGGAGTAGTAAAGATTCTTGGATACGAGCTCCAGCCGGGTCTCGACAATGCTACCAGGACGGCCTGTCTGAGGATGATTAGGCCCGAGATCCAATACAAAGATTTGCTGGATAGTAAACAGTTCCCACGGGCTGTCCAACCCCAGCTGggacagcagggacagggaCTGCTAGCAGCTGGTGGTGCTTTTGTAAGACATGATTCATCTAGGACAGGAGAGAAAATGATGATGAGAGAAGCTGAgatggaaagagaaagagaCTGGGATGGAAGCCGTATAATGAAGAGTAACCAGACTTTAAAAGGAGTGCgagaaaaagaaagattgaGATAG
- the LOC143416594 gene encoding galactose-3-O-sulfotransferase 2-like isoform X2 — protein sequence MMARNRMLRSLVCGRLGPVWMWKALLFFVAIAFATQLLGIIFNKSSAQPAAHSIFSSPDAQGPSLGSCQPHTHIMFLKTHKTASSTVLNMLYRFGEERNLRFALPLGYQLGYPLPFNAHRVKGYRGPRATEFHIMGNHMRFNKPEVEKVMPADTFYFSIIRDPVALAESSFAYYKEVAPAFRKAKGLGDFVDDPNKYYDPRLRNNHYARNLLWFDFGMDNNANFSVELAQHGEAMIRQTFRLILVSEYFDQSMILLRHALCWPLDAVVSFSLNARQQKPSSNSVMSGSWVGKAAVAAGVGARAGRSQGKMLPNLSLTDHQREKLRQWNALDWYLYKAFNRTFWEDIDKFGRAQMEQEVALLRMRREILGRVCLKDGGKPVEAYRIRDKNIRPFQSGVVKILGYELQPGLDNATRTACLRMIRPEIQYKDLLDSKQFPRAVQPQLGQQGQGLLAAGGAFVRHDSSRTGEKMMMREAEMERERDWDGSRIMKSNQTLKGVREKERLR from the exons ATGATGGCAAGAAACAG GATGTTGCGATCGCTGGTTTGTGGTCGGCTGGGTCCAGTTTGGATGTGGAAAGCGCTGCTATTCTTTGTGGCCATTGCTTTTGCCACCCAGCTGCTGGGAATCATCTTCAACAAGAG CAGTGCCCAACCAGCTGCTCACTCCATCTTTTCATCCCCTGATGCCCAGGGGCCGTCTCTGGGCTCCTGTCAGCCCCACACTCACATCATGTTCCTCAAGACACACAagacagcaagcagcacagtgCTCAACATGCTGTACCGCTTTGGAGAGGAACGCAACCTTCGCTTTGCCCTTCCACTGGGCTACCAGCTGGGGTACCCACTACCCTTCAATGCTCACAGAGTCAAAGGTTATCGAGGTCCCCGAGCCACGGAGTTTCACATCATGGGCAATCACATGAGGTTTAATAAGCCAGAG GTGGAGAAAGTGATGCCTGCAGACACATTCTACTTTTCTATCATCAGGGATCCTGTCGCGCTGGCGGAGTCCTCTTTTGCTTATTACAAAGAAGTAGCTCCTGCCTTTCGGAAGGCAAAAGGGCTGGGCGACTTTGTCGACGACCCAAATAAATACTATGACCCTCGTCTTCGCAACAACCACTATGCCCGCAACCTGCTGTGGTTTGATTTTGGCATGGACAATAATGCTAATTTCTCAGTGGAATTAGCTCAGCATGGTGAGGCCATGATCCGCCAGACATTCAGACTGATTCTTGTGTCCGAGTACTTTGACCAGTCTATGATCCTGCTGAGACATGCCCTCTGCTGGCCACTGGATGCTGTAGTCTCATTTAGCCTTAACGCTCGGCAGCAAAAGCCCAGCAGCAACAGCGTAATGAGCGGAAGCTGGGTCGGCAAAGCTGCCGTAGCGGCTGGCGTCGGTGCTAGAGCTGGACGCTCACAAGGCAAGATGTTGCCCAATCTGTCGCTAACGGATCATCAGCGGGAGAAGCTACGCCAGTGGAACGCCTTAGATTGGTACCTATACAAAGCCTTCAACCGCACGTTCTGGGAGGATATCGACAAGTTTGGTCGTGCCCAGATGGAGCAAGAAGTAGCTCTTCTCAGGATGCGGCGGGAAATCCTGGGCCGGGTTTGTCTGAAGGATGGTGGAAAGCCCGTAGAAGCATACCGGATACGAGACAAAAATATCCGACCCTTTCAGAGCGGAGTAGTAAAGATTCTTGGATACGAGCTCCAGCCGGGTCTCGACAATGCTACCAGGACGGCCTGTCTGAGGATGATTAGGCCCGAGATCCAATACAAAGATTTGCTGGATAGTAAACAGTTCCCACGGGCTGTCCAACCCCAGCTGggacagcagggacagggaCTGCTAGCAGCTGGTGGTGCTTTTGTAAGACATGATTCATCTAGGACAGGAGAGAAAATGATGATGAGAGAAGCTGAgatggaaagagaaagagaCTGGGATGGAAGCCGTATAATGAAGAGTAACCAGACTTTAAAAGGAGTGCgagaaaaagaaagattgaGATAG